A region of Streptomyces sp. TG1A-60 DNA encodes the following proteins:
- the nuoK gene encoding NADH-quinone oxidoreductase subunit NuoK gives MNPVNYLYLAALLFTIGATGVLIRRNAIVVFMCVELMLNACNLTLVAFSRMHGNLDGQIIAFFTMVVAAAEVVVGLAIIVSLFRSRHSASVDDASLMKL, from the coding sequence GTGAATCCCGTCAACTACCTGTATCTCGCCGCCCTGCTGTTCACGATCGGTGCCACCGGCGTACTGATCAGGCGGAACGCGATCGTGGTGTTCATGTGCGTCGAGCTGATGCTCAACGCCTGCAACCTCACCCTGGTCGCCTTCTCCCGGATGCACGGCAATCTCGACGGCCAGATCATCGCCTTCTTCACGATGGTCGTCGCCGCCGCGGAGGTCGTGGTCGGACTCGCGATCATCGTGTCGCTGTTCCGGTCCCGCCACTCGGCCTCGGTCGACGACGCCAGCCTGATGAAGCTGTAA
- a CDS encoding NADH-quinone oxidoreductase subunit J, whose product MTQQLAAYTTSTGEAFQFWVLGTIAVIGALCTVFMKKAVHSALCLAGTMVILAVFYLANGAYFLGIVQIVVYTGAIMMLFLFVVMLVGVTAADSLKETIKGQRWLALLCGLGFGILLTAGIGNAAITEFNGLGQANSGGNVEGLAALIFTNYVFAFELTGALLITAAVGAMVLTHRERTERAKTQRELAEQRVREGKHLPPLPAPGVYARHNAVDIAGLLPDGTPSELTVSKTLRDRGQIRDVSTEALNDLKALEQRAEDRLERSNSGKSGEASK is encoded by the coding sequence ATGACGCAGCAGCTCGCCGCCTACACCACCTCCACCGGTGAGGCCTTCCAGTTCTGGGTGCTCGGAACGATCGCGGTGATCGGCGCCCTGTGCACCGTCTTCATGAAGAAGGCCGTGCACAGCGCGCTCTGCCTCGCCGGCACCATGGTCATCCTGGCGGTGTTCTACCTCGCCAACGGCGCCTACTTCCTGGGCATCGTGCAGATCGTCGTCTACACCGGCGCGATCATGATGCTGTTCCTGTTCGTGGTGATGCTCGTCGGCGTCACCGCGGCGGACTCCCTGAAGGAGACCATCAAGGGCCAGCGCTGGCTGGCCCTCCTCTGCGGCCTCGGCTTCGGCATCCTGCTCACCGCGGGCATCGGCAACGCGGCGATCACGGAGTTCAACGGCCTGGGCCAGGCCAACTCGGGCGGCAACGTGGAGGGCCTCGCGGCCCTGATCTTCACCAACTACGTCTTCGCCTTCGAGCTCACCGGCGCCCTCCTCATCACGGCCGCCGTCGGCGCCATGGTCCTCACCCACCGCGAGCGCACCGAACGCGCCAAGACCCAGCGCGAGCTGGCCGAACAGCGCGTACGCGAGGGCAAGCACCTGCCGCCCCTGCCGGCTCCCGGTGTGTACGCCCGGCACAACGCGGTCGACATCGCGGGTCTGCTGCCCGACGGCACCCCGTCCGAGCTGACCGTCAGCAAGACGCTGCGGGACCGGGGCCAGATCCGTGACGTGTCGACCGAGGCGCTGAACGACCTCAAGGCCCTGGAGCAGCGCGCCGAGGACCGCCTGGAGCGCTCGAACAGCGGGAAGAGCGGGGAGGCATCGAAGTGA
- the nuoI gene encoding NADH-quinone oxidoreductase subunit NuoI: protein MAEEPKENKQGFQNPVAGFGVTFKAMFKKRLTEQYPEQQKTTAPRFHGRHQLNRHPDGLEKCVGCELCAWACPADAIYVEGADNTDEERYSPGERYGRVYQINYARCILCGLCIEACPTRALTMTNEFELADSSRANLIYTKEQLLAGLEEGMVDTPHAIYPGTDEQDYYRGLVTEAAPGTEPQVALSKGEAPQEAASTFGEGEPASEKVIRR from the coding sequence ATGGCTGAGGAGCCGAAAGAGAACAAGCAGGGTTTCCAGAACCCCGTCGCCGGCTTCGGCGTGACCTTCAAGGCCATGTTCAAGAAGCGGCTGACCGAGCAGTATCCGGAGCAGCAGAAGACCACGGCCCCGCGGTTCCACGGTCGGCACCAGCTCAACCGCCATCCGGACGGCCTGGAGAAGTGCGTCGGCTGCGAGCTGTGCGCCTGGGCGTGTCCCGCCGACGCGATCTACGTGGAGGGCGCGGACAACACCGACGAGGAGCGCTACTCACCGGGCGAGCGGTACGGCCGCGTCTACCAGATCAACTACGCCCGCTGCATCCTGTGCGGCCTGTGCATCGAGGCGTGCCCCACGCGCGCGCTGACGATGACCAACGAGTTCGAGCTGGCCGACTCCAGCCGCGCCAACCTCATCTACACCAAGGAGCAGCTGCTCGCAGGCCTGGAGGAGGGCATGGTCGACACACCCCACGCCATCTACCCGGGCACCGACGAGCAGGACTACTACCGGGGCCTGGTCACCGAGGCCGCGCCCGGCACGGAGCCCCAAGTGGCCCTCTCCAAGGGCGAGGCGCCCCAGGAGGCCGCCTCCACCTTCGGCGAGGGCGAGCCGGCGTCGGAGAAGGTGATCCGCCGATGA
- the nuoH gene encoding NADH-quinone oxidoreductase subunit NuoH has translation MSLYLAAEDLSMFGRDPWWLVVVKAVFCFAFLMLTVLFSIVWERKVVAWMQLRIGPNRHGPWGMLQSLADGVKLMLKEDVIVKRADKVVYVLAPILAAIPAFMAIAVIPFGPAGNEISIFGQRTTMQLTDLPIAMLYILAIGSLGVYGFVLGGWSSGSTYPLLGGIRSCAQIISYEIAMGVAFASVFLYSGSMSTSAIVGAQQERWYVLLLPVSFLIYMVTMVGESSRAPFDMPESEGDLVGGFNTEYSSIKFAMFMLAEYIHMVTVSMIAVTLFLGGWRAPWPISTFWEGANHGWWPMLWFVVKLQLLVFFFIWLRGTLPRVRYDQLMKLGWKVLIPVSVTWLMLVATVRMLRNENYAFSEIALYVGGAVLALLLLSFVADFFRDRREPPEELAEPAAFDPMAGGFPVPPLPGQTLPPVPRRRPRRERELIVSGGSDTDSDGSSNGREASDG, from the coding sequence ATGAGCTTGTACCTCGCCGCGGAAGACCTCTCGATGTTCGGCCGCGACCCCTGGTGGCTGGTCGTCGTCAAGGCGGTGTTCTGCTTCGCCTTCCTGATGCTGACCGTGCTGTTCTCCATCGTGTGGGAACGCAAGGTCGTCGCCTGGATGCAGTTGCGCATCGGCCCCAACCGGCACGGCCCCTGGGGCATGCTCCAGTCGCTCGCCGACGGCGTCAAGCTGATGCTCAAGGAAGACGTCATCGTCAAACGCGCGGACAAGGTCGTCTACGTCCTCGCGCCGATCCTCGCGGCCATCCCGGCCTTCATGGCCATCGCGGTGATCCCCTTCGGCCCGGCCGGCAACGAGATCTCGATCTTCGGCCAGCGCACCACGATGCAGCTCACCGACCTGCCGATCGCGATGCTCTACATCCTCGCCATCGGCTCCCTCGGGGTGTACGGGTTCGTCCTGGGCGGCTGGTCCTCCGGGTCGACGTACCCGCTGCTCGGGGGCATCCGCTCGTGCGCCCAGATCATCTCGTACGAGATCGCCATGGGCGTGGCCTTCGCCTCGGTGTTCCTCTACTCCGGGTCGATGTCGACCTCGGCGATCGTCGGAGCCCAGCAGGAACGCTGGTACGTCCTGCTGCTGCCGGTCTCGTTCCTGATCTACATGGTGACGATGGTGGGCGAGTCCAGCCGGGCCCCCTTCGACATGCCGGAGTCCGAGGGCGACCTGGTCGGCGGCTTCAACACCGAGTACAGCTCCATCAAGTTCGCGATGTTCATGCTCGCCGAGTACATCCACATGGTCACCGTGTCGATGATCGCGGTGACGCTGTTCCTCGGCGGCTGGCGAGCCCCCTGGCCCATCAGCACCTTCTGGGAGGGCGCGAACCACGGCTGGTGGCCGATGCTCTGGTTCGTCGTCAAGCTCCAGCTGCTGGTCTTCTTCTTCATCTGGCTGCGCGGCACGCTCCCACGGGTCCGCTACGACCAGCTGATGAAGCTCGGCTGGAAGGTTCTCATCCCGGTCTCGGTGACCTGGCTGATGCTCGTCGCGACCGTGCGCATGCTCCGGAACGAGAACTACGCGTTCTCCGAGATCGCGCTCTACGTCGGCGGAGCCGTCCTCGCCCTGCTGTTGCTCTCGTTCGTCGCGGACTTCTTCCGCGACCGGCGCGAGCCACCGGAAGAGCTTGCCGAACCGGCCGCCTTCGACCCGATGGCCGGCGGATTCCCGGTACCGCCCCTGCCCGGACAGACCCTCCCGCCGGTGCCGCGCAGGCGTCCGCGCCGAGAGCGGGAGCTGATTGTCAGTGGTGGGTCCGATACTGACAGTGACGGATCTTCGAATGGGAGGGAGGCGTCCGATGGCTGA
- a CDS encoding NADH-quinone oxidoreductase subunit G, with protein sequence MTVLPSTSGSAAGRRPSGGGEAAVPPEDLVSLEIDGVDISVPKGTLVIRAAEQLGIEIPRFCDHPLLDPAGACRQCIVEVEGQRKPMASCTITCTDGMVVKTHLTSPVAEKAQKGVMELLLINHPLDCPVCDKGGECPLQNQAMSHGHSESRFEGRKRTYEKPVPISTQVLLDRERCVLCARCTRFSNQVAGDPMIELIERGALQQVGTGEGDPFESYFSGNTIQICPVGALTSAAYRFRSRPFDLVSSPSVCEHCSGGCATRTDHRRGKVMRRLAADDPDVNEEWICDKGRFAFRYAQRPDRLTTPLVRNAEGVLEPASWPEALEAAAQGLLAARGRAGVLTGGRLTVEDAYAYSKFARVALDTNDIDFRARLHSGEEADFLAARVAGRGRDLDGTGVTNASLEKAPAVLLVGFEAEEEAPGVFLRLRKAWRKHKQQVFSLATHATRGLEKAGGTLLPAAPGTETEWLDALASGFGLDEDGTKASEALRAEGAVIVVGERLAAVAGGFTAAVRTASLTGAQLVWIPRRAGERAAVEAGALPSVLPGGRPATDPRAREEVAAAWGVAALPTRYGRDTGQIVEAAATGELGALVVAGVEVADLPDPARAREALSAVGFLVSLELRPSEVTERADVVLPVAAVAEKTGTFVNWEGRVRMFEAALKPDQMTRRVAPTDGRVLQMLADAMDVHLGLPDLRTTRAELDRLGAWDGPKAGEPLETGTVLPRPAAGEAVLAGHRLLLDQGRLQDGDEALAGTRHAARARVSLATAAEAGVKTGDLLAVTGPAGVVELPLQITEMPDRVVWLPLNSTGSGVASDTGALPGALVRIGPATLAAESPEEVEA encoded by the coding sequence ATGACCGTACTGCCATCCACCAGCGGCTCCGCCGCGGGCCGGCGCCCCTCCGGGGGCGGGGAGGCGGCGGTCCCGCCGGAAGATCTCGTCTCGCTCGAGATCGACGGCGTCGACATCAGCGTGCCCAAGGGCACCCTGGTCATCCGGGCCGCCGAGCAACTCGGCATCGAGATCCCCCGGTTCTGCGACCACCCCCTGCTCGACCCGGCCGGCGCCTGCCGCCAGTGCATCGTCGAGGTCGAGGGCCAGCGCAAGCCCATGGCCTCCTGCACGATCACCTGTACGGACGGGATGGTGGTCAAGACCCACCTCACCTCCCCGGTCGCCGAGAAGGCCCAGAAGGGTGTGATGGAGCTCCTGCTCATCAACCACCCGCTGGACTGCCCGGTCTGCGACAAGGGCGGCGAGTGCCCGCTGCAGAACCAGGCCATGTCGCACGGCCACTCCGAGTCCCGCTTCGAAGGCAGGAAGCGCACGTACGAGAAGCCCGTACCGATCTCCACACAGGTGCTGCTCGACCGCGAGCGGTGCGTGCTGTGCGCCCGCTGCACCCGGTTCTCCAACCAGGTCGCGGGCGACCCGATGATCGAGCTGATCGAGCGGGGCGCGCTCCAGCAGGTCGGCACCGGCGAGGGCGACCCCTTCGAGTCGTACTTCTCCGGGAACACCATCCAGATCTGCCCGGTGGGTGCGCTGACCTCGGCGGCGTACCGATTCCGCTCCCGCCCCTTCGACCTCGTCTCCTCGCCGTCCGTCTGCGAGCACTGCTCCGGCGGCTGCGCCACGCGTACCGACCACCGGCGCGGCAAGGTCATGCGGCGGCTCGCCGCCGACGACCCCGACGTCAACGAGGAGTGGATCTGCGACAAGGGGCGGTTCGCGTTCCGTTACGCGCAGCGGCCGGACCGGCTGACCACCCCGCTCGTCCGCAACGCGGAGGGCGTCCTGGAGCCCGCGTCCTGGCCGGAGGCCCTGGAGGCCGCCGCCCAGGGGCTCCTCGCCGCGCGCGGCCGGGCCGGTGTCCTGACCGGAGGCCGGCTCACCGTCGAGGACGCCTACGCGTACAGCAAGTTCGCGCGCGTGGCCCTCGACACGAACGACATCGACTTCCGCGCGCGCCTGCACAGCGGCGAGGAGGCCGACTTCCTGGCCGCCCGGGTCGCCGGCCGTGGACGCGACCTCGACGGTACGGGCGTCACGAACGCCTCCCTGGAGAAGGCGCCCGCGGTCCTGCTGGTCGGGTTCGAGGCGGAGGAGGAGGCGCCCGGCGTCTTCCTGAGGCTGCGCAAGGCCTGGCGCAAGCACAAGCAGCAGGTGTTCTCGCTGGCCACCCACGCCACCAGGGGTCTGGAGAAGGCCGGCGGGACGCTGCTGCCCGCCGCGCCCGGCACCGAGACCGAGTGGCTGGACGCCCTCGCCAGCGGATTCGGCCTGGACGAGGACGGCACCAAGGCCTCGGAGGCGCTGCGCGCCGAGGGCGCCGTGATCGTCGTCGGAGAGCGGCTCGCGGCCGTGGCGGGCGGGTTCACCGCCGCCGTACGGACCGCGTCCCTGACCGGCGCGCAGCTGGTGTGGATCCCGCGCCGGGCCGGGGAGCGCGCCGCCGTCGAGGCGGGTGCTCTGCCCTCGGTGCTGCCGGGCGGGCGTCCGGCCACCGACCCGCGCGCGCGTGAGGAGGTCGCCGCCGCCTGGGGCGTCGCCGCACTCCCCACGAGGTACGGCCGGGACACCGGGCAGATCGTCGAGGCCGCCGCCACCGGAGAGCTCGGGGCCCTGGTGGTGGCGGGTGTGGAGGTCGCCGATCTGCCCGATCCGGCACGCGCCCGTGAGGCACTGTCCGCGGTGGGCTTCCTGGTGTCGCTGGAGCTGCGGCCCAGCGAGGTCACCGAGCGCGCCGACGTCGTCCTTCCGGTCGCCGCGGTCGCCGAGAAGACCGGCACCTTCGTCAACTGGGAAGGCCGCGTGCGGATGTTCGAGGCCGCGCTGAAGCCCGACCAGATGACCCGCAGGGTGGCACCCACCGACGGGCGGGTGCTCCAGATGCTGGCCGACGCCATGGACGTGCACCTGGGGCTGCCCGATCTGCGTACCACGCGCGCGGAGCTGGACCGGCTCGGGGCGTGGGACGGGCCGAAGGCGGGTGAGCCGCTGGAGACCGGGACCGTGCTGCCGAGGCCGGCCGCCGGGGAGGCCGTACTGGCCGGACACCGGCTGCTCCTCGACCAGGGCCGCCTCCAGGACGGCGACGAGGCGCTCGCCGGGACGCGGCACGCCGCACGCGCGCGCGTGTCACTCGCCACGGCCGCCGAGGCGGGGGTCAAGACCGGTGATCTCCTCGCCGTCACCGGCCCCGCGGGAGTCGTCGAGCTCCCGCTGCAGATCACTGAGATGCCCGACCGCGTCGTCTGGCTGCCGCTGAACTCCACCGGCTCGGGCGTCGCCTCCGACACCGGGGCGCTGCCCGGCGCACTCGTCCGTATCGGCCCCGCGACGCTCGCCGCCGAGTCCCCCGAGGAGGTGGAGGCATGA